A genome region from Sphingobium sp. WTD-1 includes the following:
- a CDS encoding tail tape measure protein has product MDEDIETLVVRVRADTQGLARDVEAMRAGLEGPLGDGADRAGRRIEQGLLRAVRTGKFGFEDLRRIALSVLDEIAASSLRSAVGGGGGSGGGLVQLGASLLTSALGLPGRATGGPVAPGRAYMVGERGPELFVPTASGQVVPGSGGGRDVRVNIAVQGRGNESEARLLARSARQVARAVRGALQ; this is encoded by the coding sequence ATGGACGAGGACATCGAGACATTGGTGGTGCGGGTGCGGGCCGATACGCAGGGGCTGGCCCGCGATGTCGAGGCGATGCGGGCAGGGCTGGAAGGGCCGCTGGGCGATGGCGCCGACCGGGCCGGGCGGCGGATCGAGCAGGGGCTGTTGCGGGCGGTGCGCACCGGCAAGTTCGGCTTCGAGGATCTGCGGCGGATCGCCCTGTCGGTGCTGGACGAGATTGCGGCAAGTTCGCTGCGGTCGGCCGTGGGCGGCGGCGGTGGCAGCGGGGGCGGGCTGGTGCAACTGGGCGCGTCGCTGCTGACCAGCGCGCTGGGCCTGCCGGGGCGGGCGACCGGCGGGCCGGTGGCGCCGGGACGCGCCTATATGGTGGGCGAGCGCGGGCCGGAACTCTTCGTGCCGACGGCGAGCGGGCAGGTGGTGCCGGGCAGTGGCGGCGGGCGCGACGTGCGGGTGAACATCGCGGTGCAGGGGCGCGGGAACGAGAGCGAGGCGCGGCTGCTGGCGCGGAGCGCGCGGCAGGTGGCGCGGGCGGTGCGGGGGGCGCTGCAATGA
- a CDS encoding phage tail assembly chaperone: MTRFAEGAGQLAGITGWLLGWRPDEFWRATPAELRAVLAAMRGEEAPVDGVDAGALARLMQAMPD, translated from the coding sequence ATGACGCGCTTTGCGGAAGGGGCGGGGCAGCTGGCGGGGATCACCGGCTGGCTGCTGGGGTGGCGGCCGGACGAGTTCTGGCGCGCCACCCCGGCGGAACTGCGCGCCGTGCTGGCGGCGATGCGCGGCGAGGAAGCGCCGGTCGACGGGGTGGATGCGGGCGCGCTGGCGCGGCTGATGCAGGCGATGCCGGACTGA
- a CDS encoding phage tail protein — protein sequence MATMVLTAVGTALGGPIGGAIGGLIGNVLDREVLFKAKGREGARLSDLQLQTSSYGTQMPRLFGRMRVAGTVIWATDLREVRTKSGGGKGQGSSTSYSYSASFAVALSARGVRSIGRIWADGNLLRGATGDFKTQVGAFRLYDGSEDQAPDPLIASAQGPGMTPAHRGIAYVLFEDLLLSDYGNRIPSLTFEVEADAGAVTIDAIVGALSEGQMGCAAESEVEGFAASGADLSEAIAPLVEAYGLGLCGDGAQLVGDAGLAVALLDPATRCSRINGRAIDPVERSGAGVDSVALALSLRHHDPARDYQAGVQRVTRPGPGRIERGIELPAVLSGGAARSLARQRLDGIWAGRDRMMVRGDWRALELEPGMIVTLADAPGLWRIEEREWEAMAVRLALRRLAGAASRALGSVSSGQIVRQLDAPHGPTRLMLADLPRLTDGVANGPQLAAAASGGPGWRSAALYALDAGGTAEPIGRTAPRAVMGQIDAALPPGSTLLLDMVNSLSVTLLAADMELASADGAALAQGRNLCLVGQELIQFSRAVRTGPASYRLEALRRGLRGTEWAMVGQGAGTPFLLIEADRLVDPLAVAGMEGDIGAAMHLLAIGIGDVEPATTEIMISGVALVPPAPVHLRAAPDGAGGWRIGWTRRSRAGWRWTSGSDVPLAEESERYQLRVLDGERLVRRADVVAPGWTYDAAMIAVDGVSGPLTIDVRQVGTRALGRPGMIEMLL from the coding sequence ATGGCGACGATGGTGCTGACCGCGGTGGGGACGGCGCTGGGCGGGCCGATCGGCGGCGCGATCGGCGGGCTGATTGGCAATGTGCTGGACCGGGAAGTGCTGTTCAAGGCCAAGGGGCGGGAAGGCGCGCGGCTGAGCGATCTGCAATTGCAGACGTCGAGCTATGGCACGCAGATGCCCCGGCTGTTCGGCAGGATGCGGGTGGCGGGCACGGTGATCTGGGCGACCGACCTGCGCGAGGTCCGCACGAAAAGCGGCGGTGGCAAAGGGCAGGGGAGCAGCACGAGCTACAGCTATTCGGCAAGTTTTGCGGTGGCACTGTCGGCGCGGGGCGTGCGATCGATCGGGCGGATCTGGGCCGACGGCAATCTGCTGCGCGGGGCGACGGGCGATTTCAAGACGCAGGTGGGGGCGTTCCGCCTGTATGATGGGAGCGAGGATCAGGCGCCCGACCCGCTGATCGCGTCGGCGCAGGGGCCGGGCATGACGCCGGCGCATCGCGGCATCGCTTATGTCCTGTTCGAGGATCTGTTGTTGTCCGATTATGGCAATCGCATTCCGTCGCTGACCTTCGAGGTGGAGGCGGATGCGGGCGCGGTGACGATCGATGCGATCGTCGGCGCGCTGAGCGAGGGGCAGATGGGGTGCGCGGCGGAGAGTGAGGTCGAGGGCTTCGCCGCGAGCGGGGCGGACCTGTCCGAAGCGATTGCGCCGCTGGTCGAGGCCTATGGGCTGGGGCTGTGCGGCGACGGGGCGCAACTGGTGGGGGACGCCGGGCTGGCGGTGGCGCTGCTGGACCCGGCGACGCGGTGCAGCCGGATCAATGGCCGGGCGATCGATCCGGTCGAGCGATCCGGCGCGGGCGTGGACAGCGTCGCGCTGGCGCTGTCGCTGCGGCATCATGATCCGGCGCGCGACTATCAGGCCGGGGTGCAACGGGTGACGCGGCCGGGGCCGGGGCGGATCGAGCGCGGGATCGAACTGCCCGCGGTGCTGAGTGGCGGGGCGGCGCGGTCGCTGGCCCGACAGCGGCTGGACGGCATCTGGGCCGGGCGCGACCGGATGATGGTGCGCGGCGACTGGCGGGCGCTGGAACTGGAGCCGGGGATGATCGTGACGCTGGCCGATGCGCCGGGCCTGTGGCGGATCGAGGAACGGGAATGGGAAGCGATGGCGGTGCGGCTGGCATTGCGGCGGCTGGCGGGAGCGGCCAGCCGTGCGCTGGGCAGCGTGTCGTCGGGCCAAATCGTGCGGCAGCTGGATGCGCCGCACGGGCCGACCCGGCTGATGCTGGCGGACCTGCCGCGCCTGACCGACGGGGTGGCGAACGGGCCGCAACTGGCGGCGGCGGCGAGCGGCGGGCCGGGCTGGCGCAGCGCGGCGCTCTATGCGCTGGATGCGGGCGGGACCGCCGAGCCGATCGGGCGGACGGCGCCGCGCGCGGTGATGGGGCAGATCGACGCCGCTTTGCCGCCGGGCAGCACGCTGCTGCTCGACATGGTGAACAGCCTGTCGGTGACATTGCTGGCCGCAGATATGGAACTGGCGAGCGCGGACGGCGCGGCCTTGGCGCAGGGGCGCAATCTGTGCCTGGTGGGGCAGGAACTGATCCAGTTCAGTCGGGCAGTGCGGACCGGGCCGGCCAGTTATCGGCTGGAGGCGCTGCGGCGCGGGCTGCGCGGCACCGAATGGGCGATGGTGGGGCAGGGGGCCGGCACGCCCTTCCTGCTGATCGAGGCGGACCGGCTGGTCGATCCGCTGGCGGTAGCGGGCATGGAGGGGGATATCGGCGCGGCGATGCACCTGCTGGCGATCGGCATCGGTGACGTGGAACCGGCGACGACGGAAATCATGATCAGCGGCGTGGCGCTGGTGCCGCCGGCGCCCGTGCATCTCCGCGCGGCTCCGGATGGGGCTGGCGGATGGCGGATCGGCTGGACCCGGCGCAGCCGGGCGGGATGGCGATGGACCAGTGGCAGCGACGTGCCGCTGGCCGAGGAAAGCGAGCGCTATCAACTGCGGGTGCTGGATGGCGAGCGGCTGGTGCGGCGCGCCGATGTGGTGGCGCCGGGCTGGACCTATGACGCAGCGATGATCGCGGTGGACGGGGTGAGCGGGCCGCTGACCATTGACGTGCGGCAGGTCGGCACGCGGGCGCTGGGGCGGCCGGGGATGATCGAGATGCTGCTGTAG
- a CDS encoding DUF3168 domain-containing protein, whose amino-acid sequence MSAEVAIRSAVIAALKADAGLMDRLNGLFDGAPARASAPYGVVGECLGSYWGAKDVEGRELRLSISLHDMAETAGRLGELLARIDPVISLAQASGWRIVTASLLRSRIARAGERGWLAVVDYRIRVVREGA is encoded by the coding sequence ATGAGCGCGGAGGTGGCGATACGCAGCGCGGTGATCGCGGCGCTGAAGGCCGATGCCGGTTTGATGGATCGGCTGAACGGCCTGTTCGACGGCGCGCCGGCGCGGGCAAGCGCGCCCTATGGCGTGGTGGGCGAGTGTTTGGGCAGCTACTGGGGCGCCAAGGATGTCGAGGGGCGCGAGCTGCGCCTGTCGATCAGCCTGCATGACATGGCGGAGACGGCCGGGCGGCTGGGCGAGTTGCTGGCGCGGATCGACCCGGTCATCAGCCTGGCGCAGGCGAGCGGCTGGCGGATCGTCACCGCCAGCCTGTTGCGGTCGCGGATTGCCCGTGCGGGCGAGCGCGGCTGGCTGGCGGTGGTCGACTATCGCATCCGGGTGGTGCGCGAGGGCGCCTGA
- a CDS encoding GTA-gp10 family protein, producing MSGGAVNPVRGEAALDLGGETLALRPSFAALVAAEEELGPLFALVERAADGKLTLAELVGLFWYCLVEREGLSREALGEALLAAGLARATPVLKAILQQILAGR from the coding sequence ATGAGCGGCGGGGCGGTGAACCCCGTGCGGGGGGAGGCGGCGCTGGACCTGGGCGGCGAGACGCTGGCGCTGCGGCCGAGCTTTGCCGCTTTGGTGGCGGCGGAGGAAGAGCTGGGGCCGCTGTTTGCGCTGGTCGAGCGGGCGGCGGATGGGAAGCTGACGCTGGCCGAACTGGTCGGGCTGTTCTGGTATTGCCTGGTCGAGCGCGAGGGGCTGAGCCGGGAGGCGCTGGGCGAGGCGCTGCTGGCGGCGGGCCTCGCGCGGGCGACGCCGGTGCTGAAGGCGATATTGCAACAGATATTGGCGGGACGATGA
- a CDS encoding head-tail connector protein, producing the protein MLAEADNGAGLAASMAELKAYLRIESDSEDAVLAGLLRSAGALCEQFVGQWLIRRGARDTVPADGRWHRLAARPVVAIGAVAAVDDAGAVTPLPVEAYAIDIDASGDGWVRAVRPGNRLAVDYQAGMAMDLNGVAEPLRQGIMRLAAEHFVARGDEGAAPPAVVSALWRPWRSMRLS; encoded by the coding sequence ATGCTGGCGGAAGCGGACAATGGGGCGGGGCTGGCGGCGTCGATGGCGGAGCTGAAAGCCTATCTGCGGATCGAGAGCGATAGCGAGGATGCGGTGCTGGCGGGGCTGCTACGGAGCGCGGGCGCGCTGTGCGAGCAATTTGTCGGTCAGTGGCTGATCCGGCGGGGCGCGCGCGATACGGTGCCGGCGGATGGACGCTGGCACCGGCTGGCGGCGCGGCCGGTGGTGGCAATCGGTGCGGTCGCGGCGGTGGACGATGCGGGGGCGGTCACGCCGTTGCCGGTCGAGGCCTATGCGATCGACATCGATGCGTCGGGCGATGGCTGGGTACGGGCGGTGCGGCCGGGGAACCGGCTGGCGGTGGACTATCAGGCCGGGATGGCGATGGACCTGAACGGCGTGGCCGAACCGCTGCGCCAGGGGATCATGCGGCTGGCGGCCGAGCATTTCGTCGCGCGCGGTGACGAGGGCGCGGCGCCGCCGGCGGTGGTGAGTGCGCTGTGGCGGCCCTGGCGCAGTATGCGCCTCTCGTGA
- a CDS encoding IS1380 family transposase: MPQATPAMKDDIATSFRFPAVGGKKITAAFDGGRLTSDGGVLLLAQAERAMGLCRRLAGCIADPRDPTRVIHRLDDILRARVFAIACGYEDADDLDALRDDPGFRLALGKLPGSGAGLASQPTMSRWENAPTTRELARMMAEMIGVYCASYPAPPVAVTLDIDDTCDVVHGYQQLSFWNGHHGERCFLPIHVYDTATGRPVAMLLRTGKTPSGAEAAGHIRRLVRHIRRYWPETHITFRGDGHYGRPEVMAFCEAHRVDYVFGLPTNAALRADPVIVAIADACAVKRATAQYPVLRNYAETHYGAKSWNCQRRVVARIEASTLGMDIRYVVTSLTEGSAEHIYDTLYCARGQAENLIKRHKAQLASDRTSCRSANANQMRLILHTAAYWLLWRVQQAIPKTTALATAEFATLRLRLLKVAARVIETSSRIRLAFASACPEADVFKAIATSLRPAPT, translated from the coding sequence ATGCCACAGGCCACACCCGCCATGAAAGACGATATCGCAACTTCATTCCGATTCCCAGCGGTCGGCGGGAAGAAGATCACAGCCGCGTTTGACGGTGGCCGACTGACCTCGGACGGCGGCGTTCTGCTGCTTGCGCAGGCCGAGCGCGCGATGGGGCTCTGCCGGCGGCTTGCGGGTTGCATTGCCGATCCGCGTGACCCGACGCGGGTGATCCATCGCCTCGATGACATCCTACGTGCCCGGGTGTTCGCGATCGCGTGCGGCTATGAAGATGCCGATGATCTCGACGCCCTGCGCGACGATCCGGGCTTCCGCCTGGCGCTGGGCAAGTTGCCGGGATCGGGCGCGGGGCTTGCCAGCCAACCGACGATGAGCCGCTGGGAGAATGCTCCGACCACGCGTGAGCTGGCCAGGATGATGGCCGAGATGATCGGCGTCTACTGCGCCAGCTATCCGGCTCCACCAGTGGCGGTGACGCTGGACATCGATGACACCTGCGATGTCGTGCACGGCTATCAGCAGTTGTCCTTCTGGAACGGGCATCACGGTGAGCGCTGCTTCCTGCCGATCCATGTGTACGACACCGCGACCGGTCGTCCGGTCGCGATGCTGCTGCGCACCGGTAAGACGCCGTCAGGCGCCGAAGCTGCCGGCCACATCCGGCGCCTGGTGCGTCATATCCGCCGGTACTGGCCAGAAACGCACATCACCTTCCGCGGCGACGGGCATTATGGCCGCCCCGAAGTCATGGCCTTCTGCGAGGCCCACCGCGTCGATTACGTGTTCGGCTTGCCGACCAATGCCGCGCTACGTGCTGATCCGGTCATCGTTGCCATCGCAGACGCCTGCGCGGTCAAGCGGGCCACGGCCCAGTATCCGGTCCTGCGCAACTATGCCGAGACGCACTACGGCGCAAAGAGCTGGAACTGCCAGCGCCGCGTCGTCGCCCGGATCGAGGCCAGCACGCTGGGCATGGATATCCGCTACGTCGTCACCTCGCTGACCGAAGGCTCGGCCGAGCATATCTACGACACGCTTTACTGCGCGCGCGGCCAAGCCGAAAACCTGATCAAGCGCCACAAGGCTCAACTCGCCAGCGATCGCACCTCGTGCCGCTCAGCCAATGCCAATCAAATGCGCCTCATCCTACACACCGCCGCCTACTGGCTGTTGTGGCGCGTCCAGCAGGCGATCCCCAAGACCACCGCGCTGGCCACGGCCGAGTTCGCAACGCTACGCTTGCGGCTGCTCAAGGTGGCTGCCCGCGTCATCGAAACCTCCTCGCGTATCCGTCTCGCCTTCGCGTCAGCCTGCCCGGAGGCCGACGTGTTCAAAGCAATCGCCACCAGTCTCCGGCCAGCACCGACATAG
- a CDS encoding DUF2163 domain-containing protein — MSGGLEEALCTLAFCWRLERRDGVAIGLTSHDRDLEIDGLRYRAAPGMTPSAIRSSIGLEGSDSDVAGALVADAINEADLMAGRWDGAALELRLTQWEAPGALWRLLARGTIGAVARKGGTFSAELVGAAAAMLADPVAPSTSPDCRASLGDRQCRVAMAGRRQIVAVTGVADMVVDAAGREAGIYAYGMIRWLTGANAGIVQAVVDNDVGALRLTDPPPFVVEAGTLALLTQGCDRQLASCAARFGNAVNFRGEPYLPGTDLLTRYPGG; from the coding sequence ATGAGCGGGGGACTGGAGGAGGCGCTTTGCACGCTGGCCTTTTGCTGGCGGCTGGAACGGCGCGACGGGGTGGCGATCGGCCTGACGAGCCATGACCGCGACCTGGAGATTGACGGGCTGCGCTATCGCGCGGCGCCGGGCATGACGCCATCGGCGATCCGCAGCAGCATCGGGCTGGAAGGCAGCGACAGCGATGTCGCCGGCGCGCTGGTGGCCGATGCGATCAACGAGGCGGACCTGATGGCCGGGCGCTGGGATGGGGCGGCGCTGGAATTGCGGCTGACCCAGTGGGAGGCGCCGGGGGCGCTGTGGCGGCTGCTGGCGCGCGGGACGATCGGCGCGGTGGCGCGCAAGGGCGGCACGTTCAGCGCCGAACTGGTGGGCGCGGCGGCGGCGATGCTGGCCGATCCGGTGGCGCCATCGACATCGCCCGACTGCCGCGCCTCGCTGGGCGACCGGCAATGCCGGGTCGCGATGGCCGGGCGGCGGCAGATCGTGGCGGTGACGGGCGTGGCGGACATGGTTGTGGATGCGGCCGGGCGGGAGGCGGGCATCTATGCCTATGGCATGATCCGCTGGCTGACCGGCGCCAATGCCGGGATCGTCCAGGCGGTGGTCGACAATGATGTAGGCGCGCTGCGCCTGACCGATCCGCCGCCTTTCGTGGTGGAAGCAGGGACGCTGGCGCTGCTGACGCAGGGGTGCGACCGGCAATTGGCCAGCTGCGCGGCGCGCTTTGGTAATGCGGTCAATTTCCGGGGCGAGCCCTATCTGCCGGGTACCGACCTGTTGACCCGTTATCCCGGCGGATGA
- a CDS encoding peptidoglycan endopeptidase yields MSGPRSGAAIAAAARALVGVPFRLQGRDPVLGLDCVGLVGAAMRAAGYAPMMPGDYGLRFGDDRRADEWARAAGLRPVKAGAAGDMMLVRPGALHRHLLILVPGGFVHAHAGLRRVVETPGAPPWPILRIWRA; encoded by the coding sequence ATGAGCGGGCCAAGAAGCGGAGCAGCGATCGCGGCGGCGGCGCGCGCGCTGGTGGGCGTGCCGTTCCGGCTGCAGGGGCGCGATCCGGTGCTGGGGCTGGACTGTGTCGGGCTGGTCGGCGCGGCGATGCGGGCGGCGGGATACGCACCCATGATGCCGGGCGACTATGGGCTGCGCTTTGGCGATGACCGGCGGGCGGACGAGTGGGCGCGGGCGGCGGGGTTGCGGCCGGTGAAGGCCGGGGCGGCGGGCGACATGATGCTGGTGCGGCCGGGCGCGCTGCACCGCCATCTGCTGATCCTGGTGCCGGGCGGCTTCGTCCATGCCCATGCCGGGTTGCGGCGGGTGGTGGAGACGCCGGGCGCGCCGCCCTGGCCGATACTGCGCATCTGGCGGGCGTGA
- a CDS encoding DUF2460 domain-containing protein — protein sequence MSGIDYWLADGGSAHGRGQESRFIKRFDPMWWTVNFPRPMMASVVTTGADAMRADAVFYGSGDLAGLIWDAEDQWSHPLLAYETARDFRQCVLRFRWRSGGLRRLDETHGPTLTIEGRDADGAPRAWYVRLWNYASGGPEDAEIVLDFAALEGGFRLPDDSDPVWAGDVDRMFISLVPPAYDAGDTGFAVPVEGWAELSDIACDGAGSVLTVGDVMLPEHGLSMATGYDDSFNQTPERLVAAIHALGYRGAINHYVGMSHYFRLERLGAGLYVSLAGGVLNAPCAAWHADFARRAKAMGLGIIWSLSYELFDAHCWNDWKQRAENGDPALTGWSPPSTLLSPAHGGAMGYLQAVAGAFVSIALDAGIPILFQVGEPWWWVMPADGRICIYDDAARAALGESPVSIADVRGALGAAQCDLLDEAGALLAASTAALCAAVKALAPDAVTHLLAYLPTVLDPLAPEAKRANMPVGWAAPAFDVLQLEDYDWVTERRPRLTARGVEMASARLGYPVTEQHYFSGFVLLPEQADQWRAIAAAAQASVRRGTAATYIWALPQVARDGFTCFRLDGEDAMQAFDDVRFPIAIGREASVAPAFSTQVAESPSGHERRSSDWADARLSFDAGPGVRSDADIADLIAFFRARRGAARGFRFTDPYDDRSGPPGMAPGPLDQRLGSGDGVTTDFVLTRHYGGGADAQARRITRPVAGTIRVAIDGVEQADGWQHVGLGVIAFDAAPGDGALITAGYRFDVPVRFAEDRLEINRATFAAGEAVSVPLVEIRE from the coding sequence ATGAGCGGGATCGATTATTGGTTGGCCGACGGAGGCTCGGCACATGGGCGGGGGCAGGAAAGCCGCTTCATCAAGCGGTTCGATCCGATGTGGTGGACGGTGAATTTTCCCCGGCCGATGATGGCGAGCGTGGTGACGACCGGGGCAGACGCCATGCGCGCCGATGCCGTGTTCTACGGCTCTGGCGATCTGGCGGGGCTGATCTGGGACGCGGAAGACCAGTGGAGCCATCCCCTGCTGGCCTATGAGACGGCGCGGGATTTCCGGCAGTGCGTGCTGCGCTTTCGCTGGCGCAGCGGCGGGCTGCGACGGCTGGACGAGACGCATGGGCCGACGCTGACGATCGAGGGGCGCGATGCGGATGGTGCTCCGCGCGCCTGGTATGTGCGGCTGTGGAATTATGCCAGCGGCGGGCCGGAAGATGCCGAGATCGTGCTGGATTTTGCCGCGCTGGAGGGCGGGTTCCGCTTGCCCGACGATAGCGATCCGGTCTGGGCCGGCGATGTCGACCGGATGTTCATTTCGCTGGTGCCGCCCGCTTATGATGCGGGCGATACCGGCTTTGCCGTGCCGGTCGAGGGCTGGGCGGAACTGAGCGACATCGCCTGCGACGGGGCGGGATCGGTGCTGACGGTGGGGGACGTCATGCTGCCGGAACATGGGCTCAGCATGGCGACCGGCTATGACGATAGTTTCAACCAGACGCCCGAGCGGCTGGTCGCGGCGATCCATGCGCTGGGCTATCGCGGGGCGATCAACCATTATGTCGGGATGAGCCATTATTTCCGGCTCGAACGGCTGGGCGCGGGCCTCTATGTCAGCCTGGCTGGCGGGGTGCTGAACGCGCCCTGTGCCGCCTGGCATGCGGACTTTGCGCGGCGGGCCAAGGCGATGGGGCTGGGGATCATCTGGTCGCTATCCTATGAATTGTTCGACGCCCATTGCTGGAATGACTGGAAGCAGCGGGCGGAAAATGGCGACCCGGCGCTGACCGGCTGGTCGCCGCCATCGACCCTGTTGTCGCCGGCCCATGGCGGGGCGATGGGCTATTTGCAGGCGGTAGCGGGCGCCTTTGTTTCCATTGCCTTGGACGCAGGGATTCCGATCCTGTTTCAGGTCGGCGAACCCTGGTGGTGGGTGATGCCGGCGGATGGGCGGATCTGCATCTATGATGATGCGGCGCGGGCGGCGCTGGGCGAGAGCCCGGTGTCGATCGCCGATGTGCGCGGTGCGCTCGGCGCGGCGCAATGCGACCTGCTGGATGAGGCGGGGGCGCTGCTGGCGGCGTCGACGGCGGCGCTGTGCGCGGCGGTCAAAGCGCTGGCGCCGGATGCGGTGACGCATCTTTTGGCCTATCTGCCGACCGTGCTGGACCCGCTCGCGCCCGAGGCCAAGCGGGCGAACATGCCGGTCGGCTGGGCCGCGCCGGCATTCGATGTGCTGCAACTGGAAGATTATGACTGGGTGACGGAGCGGCGGCCGCGACTGACCGCGCGGGGCGTCGAGATGGCGAGCGCGCGGCTGGGCTATCCGGTCACCGAGCAGCATTATTTTTCCGGTTTCGTGCTGTTGCCTGAGCAGGCCGACCAGTGGCGCGCGATCGCGGCGGCGGCGCAGGCCTCGGTCAGGCGCGGCACGGCGGCGACCTATATCTGGGCGCTGCCCCAGGTCGCGCGTGACGGCTTTACCTGTTTCAGACTGGATGGGGAGGATGCGATGCAGGCCTTTGACGATGTGCGCTTTCCGATCGCGATCGGGCGGGAGGCGAGCGTGGCGCCGGCCTTCTCGACGCAGGTGGCGGAAAGCCCGTCGGGCCATGAGCGGCGCAGCAGCGACTGGGCCGACGCGCGCCTGTCCTTCGACGCCGGGCCGGGGGTGCGGTCCGACGCGGACATTGCCGACCTGATCGCCTTCTTCCGGGCCAGGCGCGGGGCGGCACGCGGCTTTCGCTTCACTGATCCCTATGACGACCGGAGCGGGCCGCCGGGCATGGCGCCGGGGCCGCTGGACCAGCGGCTGGGTAGCGGTGACGGGGTGACGACCGATTTTGTGCTGACACGCCATTATGGCGGCGGCGCGGATGCGCAGGCGCGGCGCATCACCCGGCCGGTGGCGGGCACGATCCGGGTGGCGATCGACGGGGTGGAGCAGGCTGATGGCTGGCAGCATGTCGGGCTGGGGGTGATCGCGTTCGATGCGGCGCCGGGCGATGGTGCGCTGATCACCGCCGGCTATCGCTTCGACGTGCCGGTGCGCTTTGCCGAGGATCGGCTGGAGATTAATCGGGCGACCTTCGCTGCCGGGGAAGCAGTGTCGGTGCCGCTGGTGGAGATACGCGAATGA
- a CDS encoding DUF2793 domain-containing protein, with product MTNETSDRWALPLLHAGQAQKEMMHNEALARIDMLLHGIAESADLSVPPITPVAGQCWIVAAGASGGWAGQEGHVAFWTDGGWRFVAPRGGLRLAVADRGHTIVHDGTAWRDSAVRGDGFFVDGQQIVGARRSAIAAPAGGTTVDVESRGAIAAILAALQGHGLISM from the coding sequence ATGACGAACGAGACGAGTGATCGCTGGGCACTACCGCTGTTGCATGCCGGGCAGGCGCAGAAGGAAATGATGCATAATGAAGCGCTGGCGCGGATCGACATGCTGCTACACGGGATCGCGGAAAGCGCCGACCTTTCGGTGCCGCCGATCACGCCGGTTGCCGGGCAATGCTGGATCGTGGCAGCCGGGGCGAGTGGTGGCTGGGCCGGGCAGGAGGGGCATGTGGCGTTCTGGACGGATGGCGGCTGGCGCTTTGTTGCGCCGCGTGGCGGATTGCGCCTGGCGGTGGCCGATCGCGGTCATACCATAGTGCATGACGGTACGGCATGGCGGGATAGTGCGGTGCGCGGTGACGGATTTTTTGTCGATGGGCAGCAAATTGTCGGCGCACGCCGGTCTGCAATCGCGGCACCGGCCGGCGGCACGACCGTCGATGTCGAGAGTCGTGGCGCAATTGCCGCGATATTGGCGGCTTTGCAGGGCCATGGCCTGATCTCCATGTAA
- a CDS encoding phage tail protein, whose protein sequence is MGVEKGSAFLLKVGNGNVPAIYETVAGMRTTQLSVNGEAVNITSKDSGGWRELLSGAGVRSVSVSAAGIFTGSAAEIRVRNHALAGTIEDYELSFESGERMRGRFLVTRLDYAGDYNGERNYALSLESSGAVVSE, encoded by the coding sequence ATGGGCGTCGAAAAAGGAAGTGCGTTTCTGTTGAAGGTGGGAAATGGCAACGTCCCGGCAATATATGAGACGGTGGCCGGGATGCGCACCACCCAGCTGTCGGTGAACGGTGAGGCGGTCAACATCACCAGCAAGGATTCGGGTGGCTGGCGCGAGCTGCTGTCGGGCGCGGGGGTGCGGTCGGTCAGCGTGTCGGCGGCCGGCATCTTCACCGGATCGGCAGCCGAAATCCGGGTGCGCAACCATGCGCTGGCGGGCACGATCGAAGATTATGAGCTGAGTTTCGAGAGTGGCGAGCGGATGCGCGGCCGCTTCCTGGTGACGCGGCTCGACTATGCCGGCGACTATAATGGCGAGCGCAACTATGCGCTGAGCCTGGAAAGCAGCGGCGCGGTGGTGAGCGAATGA